A genomic region of Anopheles coustani chromosome 3, idAnoCousDA_361_x.2, whole genome shotgun sequence contains the following coding sequences:
- the LOC131260508 gene encoding uncharacterized protein LOC131260508: MFSTRAKVVLYLLQLLALKVSYSVLGLESVHVKVPIAVLVGSSVTLICECDLPDEDLYSVKWYKGKHEFFRYTSKEIPSIKIFPKAGINVGVNLSNASHLVLAGVEPQSTGKYSCEVTEAAPSFHTKIATRTMNVVDPPATDPKIVDMKPYYGADEFLEVTCTIAPSLPAAKLEWLINDQPLPQPLAVPSRLEFQTLPASIDGASGRGKPSSKKTQLDKSSQHQEQQQRPPGEQSAEPVSSEPSTNRSDELMTFSQSTSSSSSSSSSSVGSSTRRPTGSTSGPGSEHRKPGGNNRYEASVSRLKLLLEHSHFPNGKLKVECIAHIFDLYSRSVVAFADENYPQVRVLSNSDNGVHFSFMSDKDDGTNKRLIKHYYHQHWRRQQQQ; the protein is encoded by the exons atgttctccaCCCGAGCGAAGGTCGTCCTCTACCTCTTGCAGCTGCTCGCATTGAAAG TGTCCTACAGTGTCCTGGGACTGGAGAGCGTGCACGTGAAGGTACCGATTGCGGTCCTGGTCGGCTCGAGCGTTACGCTCATCTGCGAGTGCGACCTGCCGGACGAGGATCTCTACTCGGTCAAGTGGTACAAGGGCAAGCACGAGTTCTTCCGCTACACCTCCAAGGAGATTCCTTCGATCAAGATCTTCCCGAAGGCGGGCATCAACGTGGGC GTGAACCTCTCAAATGCCAGCCACCTGGTGCTGGCCGGTGTCGAGCCGCAGAGTACCGGCAAGTATAGCTGCGAGGTCACCGAAGCGGCTCCATCATTCCACACAAAGATTGCGACACGCACAATGAACGTCGTCGATCCGCCGGCGACCGATCCGAAGATCGTCGACATGAAACCGTACTACGGCGCGGACGAGTTCCTGGAGGTGACGTGCACGATCGCTCCGTCGCTGCCGGCGGCCAAACTCGAGTGGCTCATCAACGACCAGCCGCTTCCCCAGCCGCTCGCCGTCCCTTCCCGGCTGGAGTTCCAAACACTTCCAGCCTCCATCGACGGGGCGTCGGGCAGGGGTAAACCTAGCAGTAAGAAAACACAATTAGATAAGTCTTCCCAGCACCAGGAGCAACAACAGCGGCCACCGGGGGAACAGTCGGCGGAGCCCGTCTCGTCCGAACCGAGTACGAATCGGTCGGATGAGCTTATGACCTTCAGCCAGAGTactagcagcagcagtagtagtagtagtagtagcgtCGGTAGCTCCACCCG caggcCCACGGGCAGCACATCCGGACCGGGAAGTGAGCACCGGAAGCCCGGCGGCAACAATCGGTACGAGGCATCCGTGTCCCGCCTGAAGCTGTTGCTCGAGCACAGCCACTTTCCCAACGGGAAGCTGAAG GTGGAATGCATCGCGCATATCTTCGACCTGTACAGCCGGTCGGTGGTGGCATTCGCGGACGAAAACTACCCCCAGGTGCGGGTGCTCTCGAACAGCGACAATGGCGTACACTTTTCCTTCATGAGCGACAAAGACGATG